One segment of Phaeacidiphilus oryzae TH49 DNA contains the following:
- the rlmB gene encoding 23S rRNA (guanosine(2251)-2'-O)-methyltransferase RlmB: MAGNSQRRNRRNPGSKKGMQVGTGGHRRKGLEGKGPTPPAEARTGHPKKRAAEARAKRAAARSGAGSRRPGGRGGRGTAELVVGRNPVVEALREGVPATALYVQQFIDNDERVREALQQANERGVPLMEAPRPQLEQMTNGLNHQGLVLQVPPYEYAHPEDLLGLAADAGEDPLIVALDGVTDPRNLGAVVRSAAAFGGHGVVVPERRAAGMTAGAWKTSAGAAARIPVAKATNLTRALEAYQKAGCFVVGLAADGEAELRDLDALDGPVVVVAGSEGKGLSRLVSETCDLTVRIPMPGQAESLNAGVAAGIVLYEAASRRAGKRG, translated from the coding sequence ATGGCCGGCAACAGCCAGCGGAGGAACCGCCGCAACCCGGGTTCCAAGAAGGGGATGCAGGTCGGTACCGGCGGCCACCGCCGCAAGGGCCTGGAGGGCAAGGGTCCGACCCCGCCCGCCGAGGCCCGTACCGGGCACCCCAAGAAGCGGGCCGCCGAGGCCCGCGCCAAGCGCGCGGCCGCGCGCTCCGGCGCCGGCAGCCGCCGTCCGGGCGGCCGCGGCGGGCGGGGCACGGCCGAGCTGGTGGTCGGGCGCAACCCGGTGGTCGAGGCGCTGCGGGAGGGCGTGCCGGCGACGGCGCTGTACGTCCAGCAGTTCATCGACAACGACGAGCGGGTGCGCGAGGCGCTGCAGCAGGCCAACGAGCGCGGGGTGCCGCTGATGGAGGCCCCGCGCCCGCAGCTGGAGCAGATGACCAACGGGCTCAACCACCAGGGCCTGGTGCTCCAGGTGCCTCCCTACGAGTACGCCCACCCCGAGGACCTGCTGGGGCTGGCGGCGGACGCCGGCGAGGACCCGCTGATCGTGGCCCTGGACGGGGTCACCGACCCGCGCAACCTGGGCGCCGTGGTGCGCTCGGCGGCGGCCTTCGGCGGCCACGGGGTCGTGGTGCCGGAGCGCAGGGCGGCCGGGATGACCGCGGGCGCCTGGAAGACCTCGGCCGGCGCGGCGGCCCGGATCCCGGTGGCCAAGGCCACCAACCTGACCCGGGCACTGGAGGCGTACCAGAAGGCCGGCTGCTTCGTGGTGGGTCTGGCCGCCGACGGCGAGGCCGAACTGCGGGACCTGGACGCGCTGGACGGCCCGGTGGTCGTGGTGGCCGGGTCGGAGGGCAAGGGGCTCTCCCGGCTGGTCTCCGAGACCTGCGACCTGACGGTCCGGATCCCGATGCCGGGGCAGGCCGAGTCGCTGAACGCGGGGGTCGCGGCGGGGATCGTCCTCTACGAGGCGGCGTCCCGGCGGGCCGGCAAGCGCGGGTAG
- a CDS encoding DoxX family protein produces MDTRTRAQGTEEPELARVKVPSDPARLNTTTASFRLRLADPVQPRISVPPELFAGAAAGAAAGARPWQVGPVVTGGRTGRRLVVDAQPTLLPTMIRTSRGEALVGAAAAGPVETEAPRRPGRVSPITWTGSPDSGLVDAVRGGVPGQGAAPVGADDDTRAMARIAGLTHQPGPDRGWYGSGAGARSGDETTETDLDTVRLRAFVPEGAEEYAEYARTHGRDAASGEQRHAWYPGRRVDLGLVLLPLRVFLGGISIYAGFSKLCDPVYFDGGVRGSMMHWLQSLHPWEFAQPLVTWAESHPVGAGLGVAFTQVVVGVLAMLGLWTRIASAVAMLLALALLLTVSWRSVPVYDAPQIIYLAAWSPLLIAGAPFFSLDGRLALNAWRRYGNSAPVSVQRRRVLRRGAVLSSLVIGATLVAGALFGAAVRSTQVRNSVDPQQPSVPTQYPSPVWPSALPSPGAGKHGIVHRPSARPSAGAPTSAAATAGRHASPSGTVTGSGSGTGTASSGAGATGTSSPTHHHSGTARSSGAPTQSGGGGGGGGSAPPSGGALGGLLG; encoded by the coding sequence GTGGACACCAGAACGCGCGCGCAGGGTACGGAGGAGCCGGAGCTCGCCCGGGTCAAGGTGCCGTCGGATCCCGCGCGGCTGAACACGACCACGGCCAGCTTCCGCCTGCGGTTGGCCGATCCGGTGCAGCCGCGGATCTCGGTGCCGCCCGAGCTCTTCGCCGGGGCGGCCGCCGGGGCCGCCGCGGGAGCGCGGCCCTGGCAGGTCGGACCGGTGGTGACCGGCGGCCGCACGGGGCGGCGTCTGGTGGTCGACGCGCAGCCGACGCTGCTGCCGACCATGATCAGGACCTCCCGGGGCGAGGCGCTGGTGGGCGCGGCGGCGGCCGGCCCGGTCGAGACGGAGGCGCCGCGGCGGCCCGGCCGGGTCTCCCCGATCACCTGGACCGGCAGCCCGGACTCCGGGCTCGTCGACGCGGTGCGCGGGGGAGTGCCGGGGCAGGGCGCGGCGCCCGTCGGCGCGGACGACGACACCCGGGCGATGGCCCGGATCGCGGGACTCACCCACCAGCCCGGCCCGGACCGCGGCTGGTACGGCTCCGGCGCCGGGGCGCGCAGCGGGGACGAGACGACCGAGACCGACCTGGACACGGTCCGGCTGCGGGCCTTCGTCCCGGAGGGGGCCGAGGAGTACGCCGAGTACGCCCGCACCCACGGCCGGGACGCGGCCTCAGGCGAGCAGCGGCACGCCTGGTACCCCGGGCGCCGGGTGGACCTCGGGCTGGTGCTGCTGCCGCTGCGGGTCTTCCTCGGCGGGATCTCGATCTACGCCGGGTTCAGCAAGCTCTGCGACCCCGTCTACTTCGACGGCGGGGTGCGCGGCTCGATGATGCACTGGCTGCAGTCGCTGCATCCCTGGGAGTTCGCCCAGCCGCTGGTCACCTGGGCCGAGAGCCATCCGGTCGGGGCCGGGCTCGGGGTGGCCTTCACCCAGGTCGTGGTCGGCGTGCTGGCGATGCTGGGGCTGTGGACCCGGATCGCCTCCGCGGTGGCGATGCTGCTGGCCCTCGCGCTGCTGCTGACGGTCAGCTGGCGCTCGGTGCCGGTGTACGACGCGCCGCAGATCATCTACCTGGCCGCGTGGAGCCCGCTGCTGATCGCCGGGGCGCCGTTCTTCTCCCTGGACGGCCGGCTGGCGCTGAACGCCTGGCGGCGGTACGGCAATTCGGCTCCGGTGAGCGTGCAGCGGCGGCGGGTGCTGCGTCGCGGGGCCGTCCTCTCCAGCCTGGTCATCGGCGCCACGCTGGTGGCGGGGGCGCTGTTCGGCGCCGCCGTGCGCAGCACCCAGGTGCGGAACTCGGTCGACCCGCAGCAGCCTTCGGTGCCGACGCAGTACCCGAGCCCGGTGTGGCCGAGCGCGCTGCCCTCGCCGGGGGCCGGGAAGCACGGGATCGTCCACCGGCCCTCGGCGCGGCCCAGCGCCGGTGCGCCGACCTCGGCGGCCGCGACCGCCGGCCGGCACGCCTCGCCCTCCGGGACGGTGACCGGCTCCGGCAGCGGTACCGGGACCGCGAGTTCGGGCGCCGGGGCGACCGGCACCTCCTCGCCCACCCACCACCACAGCGGGACGGCCCGCTCCTCGGGGGCGCCCACGCAGTCCGGCGGGGGCGGCGGCGGTGGCGGCTCGGCGCCGCCCTCCGGGGGCGCCCTGGGCGGGCTGCTGGGCTAG
- a CDS encoding nucleotidyltransferase family protein has translation MTTADLQSQPPVTQAVILAGGQGSRLRPYTDTMPKPMIEVPGTGVPIIGHQLEWLAEEGVTDVVISCGHLAEVLQDWLDQTDLPLKVVTVVEKEPLGRGGGLRYAAASLPRADEPWYATNGDIWTRFQLRDMAAFHLARDAHATLALARPRLPWGTVETDRFGNVLDFIEAPPSPYLINAGVYVFSAEFTGMLPALGDHERTTFPRLARERRLSGYELPQGVYWRAIDTAKDLSEAAKELAELRSRAGS, from the coding sequence ATGACCACCGCTGACCTCCAGTCGCAGCCGCCTGTGACCCAGGCCGTCATCCTGGCCGGCGGCCAGGGCTCCCGGCTCCGGCCCTACACCGACACCATGCCGAAGCCGATGATCGAGGTCCCCGGCACCGGGGTGCCCATCATCGGCCACCAGCTGGAGTGGCTGGCCGAGGAGGGCGTCACCGATGTCGTGATCTCCTGCGGCCACCTCGCCGAGGTGCTCCAGGACTGGCTGGACCAGACCGACCTGCCGCTCAAGGTGGTCACGGTCGTGGAGAAGGAGCCGCTCGGCCGCGGTGGCGGCCTGCGCTACGCCGCGGCCTCGCTGCCCCGCGCCGACGAGCCCTGGTACGCGACCAACGGGGACATCTGGACCCGCTTCCAGCTGCGCGACATGGCCGCCTTCCACCTGGCCAGGGACGCCCACGCCACCCTGGCGCTGGCCCGCCCCCGCCTGCCCTGGGGCACGGTCGAGACCGACCGCTTCGGCAACGTCCTGGACTTCATCGAGGCCCCGCCCTCCCCGTACCTGATCAACGCGGGGGTGTATGTGTTCTCCGCCGAGTTCACCGGGATGCTGCCGGCCCTCGGCGACCACGAGCGCACCACCTTCCCGCGCCTCGCCCGCGAACGCCGGCTCTCCGGCTACGAGCTGCCGCAGGGCGTCTACTGGCGGGCCATCGACACCGCCAAGGACCTCTCCGAGGCCGCCAAGGAACTCGCCGAACTCCGCTCCCGCGCAGGCAGCTGA
- a CDS encoding ABC transporter ATP-binding protein, whose translation MATVTYDKATRIYPGGDKPAVDALDLEIADGEFLVLVGPSGCGKSTSLRMLAGLEDVNNGAIRIGERDVTHLPPKDRDIAMVFQNYALYPHMTVADNMGFALKIAGVNKAEIRSKVEEAAKILDLTEFLDRKPKALSGGQRQRVAMGRAIVREPQVFLMDEPLSNLDAKLRVSTRTQIAGLQRRLGITTVYVTHDQVEAMTMGDRVAVLKDGLLQQVDTPRNMYDRPANLFVAGFIGSPAMNLVEVPITDGGVKFGESVVQVSRDAVGEAANAGDKTVTVGVRPEHLDIVGGTEGGGEDKGLAVTVNVVEELGADGYVYGSAKVGTETIDLVVRVGGRDIPMKGDQLRVVPRAGETHVFSTSTGKRLSD comes from the coding sequence ATGGCCACGGTCACTTATGACAAGGCGACGCGGATCTACCCCGGGGGCGACAAGCCCGCGGTGGACGCGCTGGACCTGGAGATCGCCGACGGGGAGTTCCTCGTCCTGGTCGGTCCGTCCGGCTGCGGGAAGTCCACCAGCCTGCGGATGCTGGCGGGCCTGGAGGACGTGAACAACGGTGCCATCCGGATCGGCGAGCGGGACGTGACCCACCTGCCGCCCAAGGACCGCGACATCGCGATGGTCTTCCAGAACTACGCGCTGTACCCGCACATGACGGTCGCCGACAACATGGGCTTCGCCCTGAAGATCGCCGGCGTCAACAAGGCGGAGATCCGCAGCAAGGTCGAGGAGGCCGCGAAGATCCTCGACCTGACCGAGTTCCTGGACCGCAAGCCCAAGGCCCTCTCCGGCGGCCAGCGCCAGCGCGTCGCGATGGGCCGCGCGATCGTCCGCGAGCCCCAGGTCTTCCTGATGGACGAGCCGCTGTCCAACCTGGACGCCAAGCTCCGCGTCTCCACCCGCACCCAGATCGCCGGCCTGCAGCGCCGCCTGGGGATCACCACCGTCTACGTCACCCACGACCAGGTCGAGGCCATGACCATGGGCGACCGGGTGGCGGTCCTCAAGGACGGCCTGCTGCAGCAGGTGGACACCCCGCGCAACATGTACGACCGCCCGGCCAACCTCTTCGTCGCCGGCTTCATCGGCTCCCCCGCGATGAACCTGGTCGAGGTGCCCATCACCGACGGCGGCGTGAAGTTCGGCGAGTCGGTCGTCCAGGTCTCCCGCGACGCGGTCGGCGAGGCCGCCAACGCCGGCGACAAGACCGTCACCGTGGGCGTGCGCCCCGAGCACCTGGACATCGTCGGCGGCACCGAGGGCGGAGGCGAGGACAAGGGCCTGGCCGTCACCGTCAACGTGGTGGAGGAGCTGGGCGCCGACGGCTACGTCTACGGCTCGGCCAAGGTCGGCACCGAGACCATCGACCTGGTGGTGCGCGTCGGCGGCCGGGACATCCCGATGAAGGGCGACCAGCTCCGCGTCGTCCCCCGCGCCGGCGAGACCCACGTCTTCTCCACCTCCACCGGCAAGCGCCTCAGCGACTGA